TGTTAGCTTGTATTGTGTAATACAGGATTTTAAGCGCATCCTGTGAGGACTCTATGGTTCTGCTGGATGTCTCTAGCCATCTTGATTTTGCTCATTCCATTAATTAGTGATTTCATCAGGGGCACTAATTCATGTGTATATCTCATATATTGCATAATGCCAGGAGATTGATTTCCTCTGCACAGGTGTAACAATGTGAAATCTTTATTATATGTCAAAGCTGCTGTTGATCAtttgaagttttcattctgATTGATACAATTCTTCAAAAACATCTCTGTTTCCTAATATAGATGAAAGGAGGACAAAAATTATAGAAATGGGCGGAATTGAGAGGCTTGTGACTATGCTAGAGGGAGCTACTGATGACCGCACACGCAAGGCAGCACTTAAAGCACTTGATGCCCTTTCACACACTGGTAAGATGTCCTGGGAGTCTATGATCAAAGAAGACGTGAACGTTTTTTTGCATGATTCATGTTATCCATGTAGTCTACTTTTAGCTAGAAGTGTAGACTTCAACTAAACTGTTAATAAAATGTCAATGTGGTCTCCCTGATACTATCATGTTGCAACCAACTGATGCAGATGCAGCTGTCAAAGCCTTGCACGAAGCTGGTGCTGTAGCAATCATCAAGTCGACACCAAATTCATCTGATGGCGAAGTAACAAAATACAAATCTAACCTGTTCAAAAGATTTCAAGATCTAAAGTACGAAACACCTCTGACGGACATGGAATAGGTGAAAAGACCTGCATTCGCTGCctatttttctagatttttttaaaattctgtCAGCAGCAGTTGTTATACATGACACAATCCCCAGAAATAAATTATCCCTGAGTGCAGGCTTGGACAATCATATGACATGGGAGTGTATCTCAATCCAGCAATCTGAATCTAGCACTCGTGTCTGACAAGATTGTTATagaatgaaacatgaaaatttctGTGGAATTTTATTTAGTACTAAGGGGGTTGTTCAACTCCTTCAGAGAGCAAAATGTAGTAACTGACGAGGCTGCTTATTGAATTGTTTTCTTGCTTATCTGAATGTGTCTATTGTCACCAATCGTTAAGGACATTCTCGATTTGCTGCATTGCCCTTgttgagagggaaaaaaaattcagttttgagTACAACGGTAATTTTTTTGCCCCTTTAGTCCCTGGGCACCATTTTAGCTCGAAGGTCCCAGGTGTGTGTCCTAGGAGGTGCCAACTTCACTTGTATTTTAGTTCTTGCAATGAAAAACTCTTTGAGGTACCCCCTCCCCTTCCCATTGATGAAGCCCTCAGTTTCCAGCTTTATTTCAAATGATGCACACACTCGATAGTTAACTCTTAGCTCTCCTTTAACACCATCAGCTGCCATGGTGAGAGAGCAGAACCTCTTCAAACACATGGTTTTATCTTATGGACGTGAGACATGGAAAGGCTGTCACCTTCTACTATGTCATTAGTGCTCCAGTTACTGGAAGTACGCACATTAAGACAATTTAGAACGTGCTATTTGGTGGAAATTGTTAATTTGATCACGAGTGAGTGCTAAGTTTCTAATATTATATCAGAAAACATTCCAGGAGGCTGAAACAAGCTTTTGCTATGGTAATTTTGTTACTATTGAAAGTGTAGTACATTTATGATGAACTTCAGTCCTATACAATTCTGTATAGCAGTTCTATccttaaatctctctctctctctctctctctctcttgtggtTCTGCTTCAAGTGCACCAGAATATTACTGCTAAGCTTTGTATAAGAGCTCTGTCCTGCCAATGTGGTCTTCCAACCAACCAAGAATTTAACCTGTTATTTGGGGGATCTTCTGATCAAGCAACCTCGCTGCACAACAATTGTTCTGCTCATCTGATAATGGCGACTAGTAAATGAGGTTGGGCATGGCCGGCCGGCCCAGCGCCTGATGACACTGGAAAAGGTCAGCCCAGCTGCCCCTTGCCAGCCGCCTGGACCTGGTCGGGTCCCTGGTACCTAGCCTGGTCAGACACATCCTAGCCCAGAGCCTCAAATGGGGGCCAAGCCTGGCCCAACCCACGTTGGTACCTCACCGGCCCGTTGCCCACTCTTATATGTAGACAGTACCAGGGGTGAAAGCATGTTTAAGATTGAACCTCACCAGTAGTATGTCTCTTGCCGTAAGCTTAAGGCTGTTTGGTGGAAATAAGAGCTTTCAACAGCTTAGCATCAGCCGGCGCTGGCGACGGCGACGGCCGAAGTTCTCCCTGGTTACATGGAAAACTAAAGCGTCTGCGGTACAACAAGGAGCTAATAGTCTCAAGCTTTTCTAAATAGTTGCGTTCTGAGTTTGGTAAGCCCCAGATTTCCTGATGCTTGATTGGTTACGTTAAAAATCATTCTTCAATACTTTTCAATGTTAATCCTGCCTGCTGCAGAGAACAGTACAATGAAAAATTCGTCGAGAGTTGcgtttatgctttttttttttacggcAAAATTTGACCAGAAAAGCCTTCTGTTCTCTTTCACTTTCTAGTTTTCAAATAACGTCTCAGCTTCCATCATTTGTTCTTGAGTCGACGAATCATTTACAAATTCCATAAAGGTAAAATACAATACTGCATGGAGATCTAATTAGCTGCTAGCCTACTTGCTCATGTCTGGTGAGGAATTAAGACAGTTCATCCATAAAAAGGTATCCGGATTGAGACCAAAAAAGCACGTTtacaataaaattttttgtttttgtattttatgttaTCCTGCTGcctttataaattataaaaagcTGGAGCTTCCATCCTTCACCTGTGGTCTACGGCTGCTTCTTTTGGTGCTTCAAGGTGCTGTTCTTAATGTGCTTGAACATGTGCATCGATGACCACATCCTTCCTCCCACTCTTTTTTTGCAACACACGGGGTTGACAGCCGCAAATCAATCAGATGGGGTTTTCTTTTCTAAGAAAAAGACTATaatattgtttcatgaatctgcttcaatttttgGAGTATATTATTGTTTTGATTGTCTGACCTACTTGAAGAGGTGTTGAATAGAGTTTTGCAACCGCTCCAGAGAGTCAGGATCGGTTTACTTGGTTTCCTTTGACTTATGCCCACGACAAAAATATTACACACATATCATAATTCAGCTAAATGAATGACAATTGTTAGAGGATAAGCACTTAAACATGTTTTAGGTTAAgttctttttatgaaaatttg
This window of the Nymphaea colorata isolate Beijing-Zhang1983 chromosome 2, ASM883128v2, whole genome shotgun sequence genome carries:
- the LOC116246906 gene encoding uncharacterized protein LOC116246906 isoform X3, with protein sequence MEEDAERKIGWLLKSIFVGTAVYFGYQFFPYMGDNLVQQSISLLCVKDPLFKRMGASRISRFATDDERRTKIIEMGGIERLVTMLEGATDDRTRKAALKALDALSHTDAAVKALHEAGAVAIIKSTPNSSDGEVTKYKSNLFKRFQDLKYETPLTDME